The Sporomusa termitida genome has a window encoding:
- the rfbD gene encoding dTDP-4-dehydrorhamnose reductase, producing the protein MRILVTGAYGQLGREIARQGKNYELILTDVDTLDITNGEQVRSLFQAVHPQAVIHCAAYMNVDGAETDSDTAFRVNVIGARNIAAGCLETGARMAYISTDYVFDGAGTDLYREFDPVHPQTVYGRTKWQGEEIVRQILGRHYIVRTAWLYGEGNNFVRTMLRLAETQKSLRVVQDQIGTPTSTVDLAWTIFRLLASDAYGTYHASCQGQCSWYEFACEIFRQAGKEIEVIPVTTAEFVRPAKRPAYSVLDNYMLRMSVGDPMRQWQQALRDYLECD; encoded by the coding sequence ATGAGGATTTTAGTAACAGGTGCTTACGGTCAGCTGGGCCGGGAGATTGCCAGGCAAGGGAAAAACTATGAGTTGATCCTGACTGATGTTGATACTCTAGATATAACTAACGGGGAGCAGGTTCGCTCCCTTTTCCAGGCGGTGCACCCTCAGGCAGTGATCCATTGTGCCGCCTATATGAACGTGGATGGGGCGGAAACAGACAGTGATACTGCGTTCCGTGTTAATGTCATTGGTGCCCGGAATATAGCGGCCGGTTGTCTGGAGACCGGGGCGCGTATGGCCTATATCAGTACCGATTATGTGTTTGATGGTGCCGGCACTGATCTGTATCGAGAGTTTGATCCGGTCCATCCGCAGACCGTATATGGCCGGACCAAATGGCAGGGGGAAGAAATCGTACGGCAAATCCTTGGCCGGCACTATATTGTCCGTACTGCCTGGTTGTACGGGGAGGGGAACAACTTCGTCAGGACCATGCTGCGGCTGGCCGAGACGCAAAAATCCTTGCGGGTAGTCCAGGATCAGATCGGTACGCCGACCTCAACCGTTGACCTGGCTTGGACGATTTTCCGGTTGCTGGCAAGTGATGCCTATGGCACCTATCATGCCAGTTGCCAGGGACAGTGCTCGTGGTATGAGTTTGCCTGTGAGATTTTCCGGCAAGCAGGCAAAGAGATCGAGGTGATTCCCGTAACAACCGCTGAGTTTGTCAGACCGGCAAAACGTCCTGCTTATTCTGTCCTGGATAATTATATGCTGCGAATGTCGGTGGGGGATCCCATGCGGCAGTGGCAGCAAGCGCTGCGGGACTATTTAGAATGTGATTAG
- the rfbC gene encoding dTDP-4-dehydrorhamnose 3,5-epimerase, whose product MKVNETNLPGVLILEPRIFGDARGFFQETWQKSRYEAIGITEEFVQDNISFSTRGVLRGLHYQQPHAQGKLVSVIQGEVFDVAVDIRVGSPTFGQWAGAFLSGENHHQLWIPPGFAHGFCVVSDTVYFAYKCSVVYTPVAEGGITWNDPDIGIEWPLAEVKLSGKDQDYPRLRDINAERLPQFGG is encoded by the coding sequence GTGAAGGTTAACGAAACAAATTTACCAGGGGTACTAATCCTGGAGCCTAGAATATTTGGGGATGCCCGAGGATTTTTTCAGGAAACGTGGCAGAAATCGCGGTATGAAGCGATTGGGATTACCGAAGAGTTTGTGCAGGATAATATCTCTTTTTCTACCCGGGGCGTATTGCGGGGGTTACACTATCAGCAGCCTCATGCCCAGGGGAAACTGGTATCGGTTATTCAGGGTGAGGTATTTGATGTCGCTGTAGATATTCGGGTGGGTTCGCCTACTTTTGGTCAGTGGGCAGGTGCATTTCTTTCCGGCGAAAACCATCATCAACTGTGGATTCCGCCGGGGTTTGCCCATGGCTTCTGTGTAGTCAGTGATACTGTCTATTTCGCGTATAAATGCAGCGTTGTGTACACACCGGTCGCCGAGGGTGGCATCACCTGGAATGATCCGGATATCGGGATCGAATGGCCGCTGGCCGAGGTCAAACTTTCGGGTAAAGATCAGGACTACCCGCGCTTGCGCGATATTAATGCGGAGCGTCTGCCGCAATTCGGTGGATAG
- the rfbA gene encoding glucose-1-phosphate thymidylyltransferase RfbA — MAVTKGIILAGGSGTRLYPATKSVSKQLMPVYDKPMIYYPLSTLLLAGIRDILIITTPQDRDCFMNLLGTGAQWGIRLSYAVQPSPDGLAQAFIIGEAFIGHDSCALILGDNIFYGYGFSQKLQAAARQAAGATVFAYWVSDPERYGVVEFDCNGQAVSLAEKPLHPKSNYAVTGLYFYDHNVVELAKSVKPSARGELEITDLNRLYLEQSALRVETLGRGYAWLDTGTHESLLQASNYIATIQERQGLMVACPEEIAYRMGYILRDELITLGSSMKKNGYGQYLLKIAGE, encoded by the coding sequence ATGGCCGTAACAAAAGGGATTATATTGGCCGGTGGCTCCGGCACTCGTCTGTATCCGGCAACAAAATCGGTGAGTAAACAGCTGATGCCGGTCTATGATAAGCCCATGATCTACTATCCGTTATCTACCTTACTCTTGGCTGGTATTCGGGATATCTTAATCATTACGACCCCGCAGGACCGGGATTGTTTTATGAACCTGCTTGGCACAGGCGCGCAGTGGGGCATTCGGTTGTCCTATGCCGTGCAGCCGAGTCCTGACGGCTTGGCTCAGGCTTTTATTATTGGTGAAGCATTTATTGGCCATGACAGCTGCGCTCTGATCCTAGGGGATAATATTTTTTACGGGTATGGTTTCAGCCAAAAACTACAGGCGGCCGCCCGGCAAGCTGCGGGAGCAACCGTTTTTGCCTATTGGGTTAGTGATCCGGAGCGGTACGGCGTAGTTGAATTTGATTGTAATGGACAGGCTGTCAGCTTAGCCGAAAAGCCGCTTCATCCTAAATCCAATTACGCGGTTACCGGACTGTACTTCTATGACCACAATGTGGTTGAGCTGGCTAAGTCGGTTAAACCGTCGGCGCGGGGGGAATTGGAAATTACCGACCTAAACCGCCTATATTTGGAGCAGAGCGCATTACGGGTGGAAACATTAGGCCGCGGCTATGCCTGGCTGGATACCGGGACACATGAGTCACTGCTGCAGGCCTCAAACTATATTGCTACGATTCAGGAGCGGCAGGGGCTGATGGTAGCCTGCCCGGAAGAGATCGCTTATCGCATGGGGTATATATTGCGCGACGAATTGATCACATTAGGCAGTAGTATGAAGAAAAACGGGTACGGTCAATATCTCCTGAAAATTGCCGGAGAGTGA